The genomic segment ATCGGTTATTCAACTTGCCATTGGTGTCATGTCATGGAGAAAGAATCTTTTGAAAATGAAGAAGTAGCAGCTATTTTAAATAAATATTTTGTATCAATAAAGGTAGATAGAGAGGAACGCCCAGATATAGACAGTATTTATATGACCGTATGCCAAACTTTAACTGGAAGTGGTGGATGGCCCTTAACTATTTTTATGACACCAGATAAAAAGCCATTTTATGCTGGTACGTATTTTCCAAGGGAAAGTAGACATAGAATGCCAGGCATAAAGGATGTACTGAATTCTATAGCACAGCAGTGGAATGAAGAAAGAGAGAATATTATAGCATCTAGTGAAAAAATAGTAGAGCATATAAAAAACATTGATAAAAAGGTTAATCTAGTAGAACTAGGAGAAGAAATAGGCGAGGATGAAATACATAATGCATATAATAGCTTCAAGGGTGTATTTGATTGTGATTATGGTGGATTTGGAAGGTCTCCAAAATTTCCAGCGCCTCATAACTTGCAATTTTTATTGAAATACTGGAGAAATTATAATGAGCCTAAAGCATTAGAGATGGTAGAAAAAACTTTGGAAGCTATGTATGAGGGCGGGATTTTCGACCATATAGGGTTTGGATTCTCAAGGTATTCCACAGATGGGAGATGGCTCATACCTCACTTCGAAAAAATGTTATATGACAATGCACTTTTAGCTACAGTATATATTGAGGCTTTTGAAGCTACAGGCAAAGTATTCTACAAACAAGTAGCTGAAAAAATATTTATTTATATCTTAAGGGATATGACCTCTCCAGAGGGTGGCTTTTACTCAGCAGAGGATGCAGATAGTGAGGGAGAAGAAGGCACATATTATTTATTAACATTAAAGGAAATAGGTTTAGTTTTAGGTGAGGAGCTTTATGAAACCTATTGTAAACGCTATAATATAACGGTTGAAGGTAATTTTGAAGGTAGGAATATTCCAAATCTTATTGGCAAAAAAAGTAGCTCTAAGATAGATGAAAAAATAGAACGCAAATTAGAAGAAATGAGACAAAAGTTATTTGAATATAGGGAAAAAAGAATTCATCCTTATAAGGATGACAAGATATTAACTTCCTGGAATGGGCTTATGATTGCGGCGCTCGCTTATGGTGGAAGAATTTTTGAAAATAGCGATTATATTACCCAGGCAGAAAAGGCTATGGATTTTATTTTAAGTAACATGATTAATGAAAAAGGAAGATTAATGGCTAGGTACAGAGAAGGCGAAATAGCCCATTTAGGCTATTTAGAAGATTACGCATTCCTTGTGCATGCTTTAATTGAGTTATATGAAGCTACTTTTAATGTAAAATACTTAGCTAGAGCAATAGAGTTTAATGAAAATATGCTTAAGTTGTTTAAAGATGAAGAGCAAGGTGGATTGTTTTTATATGGAGTTGACGGAGAAGAACTAATTGTTAGGCCAAAAGATATATATGATGGTGCTATGCCATCAGGTAATTCAGTGGCTACTTTAAATATGTTAAGGCTTGCTAGATTAAGTGGTAATAGTGAATTAGAAAATGAGGCATACGGGCAATTTGAGGCTTTTGCTTCAAAGGTTAAAACTATAGAAAGTGCTCATGCTTATTTTATGACGGCACTATTATATAGCAAGATACCAGGAAAGGATATTATTATCGCAGGAGAGGGGCAGGGTAGTGTTACTAAAGCTATGATTAAAGAGATTAATAGTAATTACCTCCCATTTGCTACAGTAGTAATAAACACTGGCGATGAAAGGTTAAATTCCATTAATAATGAGTTAAGAGCACATAAACCTTTGCAGGGAAAGACTACTGCCTATATTTGTGAGAATTTTACTTGCAAAGAGCCAATTACTGATTTGAAAAAATTCTCTGAGTATATTAAGATTTATTAATATGCAAAACAAAT from the Clostridium sp. CM027 genome contains:
- a CDS encoding thioredoxin domain-containing protein, translating into MTKLDTIKQNRKPNRLINEKSPYLLQHAYNPVSWNPWGEDAFTKAKAEDKPIFLSIGYSTCHWCHVMEKESFENEEVAAILNKYFVSIKVDREERPDIDSIYMTVCQTLTGSGGWPLTIFMTPDKKPFYAGTYFPRESRHRMPGIKDVLNSIAQQWNEERENIIASSEKIVEHIKNIDKKVNLVELGEEIGEDEIHNAYNSFKGVFDCDYGGFGRSPKFPAPHNLQFLLKYWRNYNEPKALEMVEKTLEAMYEGGIFDHIGFGFSRYSTDGRWLIPHFEKMLYDNALLATVYIEAFEATGKVFYKQVAEKIFIYILRDMTSPEGGFYSAEDADSEGEEGTYYLLTLKEIGLVLGEELYETYCKRYNITVEGNFEGRNIPNLIGKKSSSKIDEKIERKLEEMRQKLFEYREKRIHPYKDDKILTSWNGLMIAALAYGGRIFENSDYITQAEKAMDFILSNMINEKGRLMARYREGEIAHLGYLEDYAFLVHALIELYEATFNVKYLARAIEFNENMLKLFKDEEQGGLFLYGVDGEELIVRPKDIYDGAMPSGNSVATLNMLRLARLSGNSELENEAYGQFEAFASKVKTIESAHAYFMTALLYSKIPGKDIIIAGEGQGSVTKAMIKEINSNYLPFATVVINTGDERLNSINNELRAHKPLQGKTTAYICENFTCKEPITDLKKFSEYIKIY